A single window of Pseudoduganella plicata DNA harbors:
- a CDS encoding efflux RND transporter periplasmic adaptor subunit, which yields MSWHRFPAAVALALLGMHNVHASPGAHGPNGEHLDGQGTASVSGLARLPDGSVNVPKLAQRRMAIRTVKVAEGEHPQTVELNGKVAIDPNAGGRVQAPFAGRIVPGPQGLPTAGQAVRKGQVLAKLAPVASAVERGNQEATLADLRAMRALAERRVARLESLEGTVPAKEIDAARAELASLAGRQKAVAGTVRGTEAIVSPADGVVASAQVLAGQIVEARDVLFEVIDPARALVEASTPDVTLASRIAAASLPAAPDAQLVLVGGGRSLRDGALPITFRATGPALPLAVGQPVSVLAKLKTTVKGIVLPAAALVRNPANEPVVWIKSGTMRFIAQPVEACPLDAHTIVVTRGLSAENRVVVSGAALINQIR from the coding sequence ATGAGCTGGCATCGATTCCCCGCCGCGGTCGCCCTGGCGCTGCTCGGCATGCACAACGTCCACGCGTCTCCCGGCGCCCATGGCCCGAATGGCGAACACCTGGACGGGCAGGGGACAGCGTCCGTCAGCGGCCTGGCCCGCCTACCGGACGGCAGCGTCAACGTGCCCAAGCTGGCCCAGCGCCGCATGGCGATCCGCACCGTCAAGGTGGCGGAAGGCGAACACCCGCAAACGGTCGAACTGAACGGCAAGGTCGCCATCGACCCGAACGCGGGCGGCCGCGTGCAGGCGCCGTTTGCCGGCCGCATCGTGCCCGGTCCGCAAGGCTTGCCGACGGCGGGGCAGGCCGTCCGCAAGGGGCAGGTGCTGGCAAAGCTGGCGCCAGTAGCCAGCGCGGTGGAGCGCGGCAACCAGGAAGCCACGCTGGCCGACCTGCGTGCCATGCGCGCGCTGGCCGAGCGCCGGGTGGCCCGGCTCGAATCGCTGGAAGGCACGGTGCCGGCAAAGGAGATCGACGCCGCGCGCGCCGAGCTGGCCAGCCTGGCCGGCCGGCAGAAGGCGGTGGCGGGCACGGTGCGCGGCACTGAGGCCATCGTGTCGCCGGCGGATGGCGTCGTCGCCAGCGCCCAGGTGCTGGCCGGCCAGATCGTCGAGGCGCGCGACGTGCTGTTCGAGGTGATCGACCCGGCGCGCGCGCTGGTCGAGGCGAGCACGCCCGACGTCACGCTCGCCTCGCGCATCGCCGCGGCCTCGCTGCCGGCGGCCCCTGATGCGCAGCTGGTGCTGGTCGGCGGGGGACGCAGCCTGCGCGACGGCGCCTTGCCGATCACCTTCCGCGCCACCGGCCCGGCCTTGCCGCTGGCGGTGGGCCAGCCGGTATCGGTGCTGGCGAAGCTGAAGACGACCGTCAAGGGCATCGTCCTGCCGGCCGCCGCCCTGGTGCGCAATCCGGCCAACGAGCCGGTGGTGTGGATCAAGTCCGGGACGATGCGCTTCATTGCGCAGCCGGTGGAGGCGTGTCCGCTCGATGCCCACACGATCGTTGTCACGCGTGGCCTGTCCGCGGAGAACCGCGTGGTGGTGTCCGGCGCGGCGTTGATCAACCAGATCCGGTAA
- a CDS encoding efflux RND transporter permease subunit, with the protein MFNAIVRFSLHNRLLVLAAAVLLMVYGGFTAQRTPIDVFPDLNKPVVTVLTEAGGMAPEEVEQLVSFPLETSLNGMPGVTRVRSVSGVGLSIVYAEFDWNTDVYRNRQLVAERLSLVREQLPAGVNPAMGPVSSIMGEIMLIALPIDLTKTDPMKAREYADFVLRPRLLSIPGVAQVIPIGGDVRQLRIEPDTTRMAQYGITLGQLTGALQGFASNTSGGFIDLNSREYLIRNLGRTTRLEDARGLPVAYRNGTPVLLEQVAQVRYAPAFKRGDAGMNGLPAVIVSVQKQPTGDTVRLTRQIETALAELRQGLPAGLSAPEVLFRQADFIETSIGNVVEALRDGAILVAVVLFAFLLSARTTVISLVAIPLSLAVTALAFHLLGQSINVMTLGGLAIAIGELVDDAVVDVENILRRLRQRPEGTSVLETIWHASVEVRSGIVYATVIVVLVFVPLFALPGIEGRLFAPLGIAYITSILASMLVSMTVTPVLSMVLLPRMKRLHHGDSAVVRWLKRHDEMLLHWSLPRARGVLAVAIVAVVVAAASVPFFPRAFLPAFNEGSLVMGMTFTPGTSLAEANRMGALAETLVRQVPEVIKVGRRTGRAELDEHAEGVHSSEIDVDLKPSERSREEVMAAIRSQLSVIPASVAIGQPISHRLDHLLSGVRAQIALKIYGDDIDTLRGLAEALRTRLDGVPGLVDLSVERLVLIPQITVRVDYRKAAQSGLSAGQVLASIEALSEGTKVTQVIDGARRYDLVVRLADAQRTPQDLERLMLDTPAGRLPLSSIATVEESDGPNQIGRENGRRRIVVYANTDGSSMSRIVDDVRGAVAATSLPGGYFISIEGQFQAQEAAQRLIVGLSLASLGLIFLVLYTRYRSAILAAVIMANIPFALVGSVAAMWLAGVSLSVASMVGFITLAGIATRNGILKISHYINLCKFEGETFGWPMIVRGSLERLTPVLMTALVAAFALVPLLLAADAPGKEILHPVAVVIFGGLVSSTLLDSLLTPLIFWLVGRKPLTDILARTGEESY; encoded by the coding sequence ATGTTCAATGCAATCGTTCGTTTCAGCCTGCACAACCGGCTGCTCGTGCTGGCAGCCGCCGTTCTGCTGATGGTGTATGGCGGCTTCACGGCACAGCGTACGCCGATCGACGTGTTCCCCGACCTGAACAAGCCGGTCGTCACCGTGCTGACGGAGGCCGGCGGCATGGCGCCCGAGGAAGTCGAGCAGCTGGTGTCGTTCCCGCTGGAGACAAGCCTGAACGGCATGCCCGGCGTGACGCGCGTGCGCTCCGTTTCCGGCGTCGGCCTGTCGATCGTCTATGCGGAATTCGACTGGAACACCGACGTGTACCGCAACCGCCAGCTCGTCGCCGAGCGGCTGTCGCTGGTGCGCGAACAACTGCCTGCCGGCGTCAATCCGGCCATGGGGCCGGTGTCGTCGATCATGGGCGAGATCATGCTGATCGCGCTGCCCATCGACCTGACAAAAACCGATCCGATGAAGGCGCGCGAGTATGCCGACTTCGTGCTGCGTCCGCGCCTGCTGTCGATCCCCGGCGTCGCGCAGGTGATCCCGATCGGTGGCGACGTGCGCCAGTTGCGCATCGAGCCCGACACCACGCGCATGGCGCAGTACGGCATCACGCTGGGGCAGCTGACCGGCGCGCTGCAAGGCTTCGCGTCGAACACCAGCGGCGGTTTCATCGACCTGAACAGCCGCGAATACCTGATCCGCAACCTGGGGCGCACCACGCGTCTTGAAGATGCCCGCGGGCTGCCGGTGGCATACCGCAACGGCACGCCGGTGCTGCTGGAGCAGGTGGCGCAGGTGCGCTATGCCCCCGCATTCAAGCGTGGCGATGCGGGCATGAACGGGCTGCCGGCGGTGATCGTCAGCGTGCAGAAGCAGCCGACCGGCGACACGGTGCGGCTCACCCGCCAGATCGAGACGGCGCTGGCCGAGCTGCGCCAGGGCCTGCCCGCCGGGCTCTCGGCGCCCGAAGTGCTGTTCCGGCAGGCCGACTTCATTGAAACGTCGATCGGCAACGTGGTCGAGGCGCTGCGCGACGGCGCCATCCTGGTCGCAGTCGTGCTGTTCGCGTTCCTGCTCAGCGCACGCACCACGGTGATCTCGCTGGTGGCGATTCCGCTGTCGCTGGCCGTCACCGCGCTGGCCTTCCACCTGCTGGGGCAATCGATCAACGTGATGACCCTGGGCGGCCTTGCCATTGCCATTGGCGAGCTGGTGGACGATGCCGTGGTCGACGTCGAGAACATCCTGCGCCGCTTGCGCCAGCGGCCGGAGGGTACCTCCGTGCTGGAGACGATCTGGCATGCCTCGGTCGAAGTCCGGTCCGGCATCGTCTACGCGACGGTCATCGTGGTGCTGGTGTTCGTGCCGCTGTTCGCCTTGCCCGGTATCGAGGGGCGGCTGTTCGCGCCGCTGGGCATCGCCTACATCACGTCGATCCTGGCATCGATGCTGGTGTCGATGACGGTCACGCCCGTACTCTCGATGGTGCTGCTGCCGCGCATGAAGCGCCTGCACCATGGCGACAGTGCAGTGGTGCGCTGGCTCAAGCGGCATGACGAAATGCTGCTGCACTGGTCCCTGCCGCGCGCGCGTGGCGTGCTGGCCGTTGCCATCGTTGCCGTGGTGGTTGCGGCGGCGTCGGTACCGTTCTTCCCACGGGCGTTCCTGCCCGCGTTCAACGAGGGCTCGCTGGTGATGGGCATGACGTTCACGCCCGGCACGTCGCTGGCCGAAGCGAACCGGATGGGCGCGCTGGCCGAGACGCTGGTCAGGCAGGTACCGGAAGTGATCAAAGTGGGCCGCCGCACCGGCCGCGCGGAACTGGACGAACATGCCGAAGGCGTGCACTCGTCCGAGATCGACGTGGACCTGAAGCCGTCGGAGCGCTCGCGCGAGGAGGTGATGGCGGCGATCCGCTCGCAGCTGTCCGTCATCCCGGCCTCGGTGGCGATCGGCCAGCCGATCTCGCACCGGCTCGATCACCTGCTCTCGGGCGTGCGCGCGCAGATCGCGCTGAAAATCTATGGCGACGACATCGACACGCTGCGCGGCCTGGCCGAAGCGCTGCGCACGCGGCTGGATGGCGTGCCGGGGCTGGTCGACTTGTCGGTGGAGCGCCTGGTGCTGATCCCGCAGATCACGGTCCGTGTCGACTACCGCAAGGCGGCGCAGTCCGGCCTGTCGGCAGGGCAGGTGCTGGCGTCGATCGAGGCCCTGTCCGAGGGTACCAAGGTGACGCAGGTGATCGACGGCGCGCGCCGCTACGACCTGGTGGTGCGGCTGGCCGATGCGCAGCGCACGCCGCAGGACCTGGAGCGCCTGATGCTGGACACGCCGGCAGGGCGGCTGCCGCTGTCGTCCATCGCCACCGTCGAGGAAAGCGACGGGCCGAACCAGATCGGTCGCGAGAACGGGCGACGCCGCATCGTCGTGTATGCAAACACGGATGGCTCCAGCATGTCGCGCATCGTGGACGACGTGCGCGGTGCGGTCGCTGCCACGTCGCTGCCGGGCGGCTATTTCATCAGCATCGAAGGCCAGTTCCAGGCGCAGGAGGCGGCGCAGCGGCTGATCGTCGGACTGTCGCTGGCGTCGCTGGGGCTGATCTTCCTGGTGCTGTACACGCGCTATCGTTCCGCCATCCTGGCGGCCGTGATCATGGCCAACATCCCGTTTGCGCTGGTCGGCAGCGTGGCGGCGATGTGGCTGGCCGGGGTGTCGCTGTCGGTTGCGTCGATGGTCGGGTTTATCACGCTGGCGGGTATCGCCACGCGCAACGGCATCCTGAAGATCAGCCACTACATCAACCTGTGCAAGTTCGAGGGCGAGACCTTTGGCTGGCCGATGATCGTGCGCGGTTCGCTGGAACGGCTCACGCCCGTATTGATGACGGCACTGGTCGCGGCCTTCGCACTGGTGCCGCTGTTGCTGGCGGCGGACGCGCCGGGCAAGGAAATCCTGCACCCGGTCGCGGTGGTGATCTTCGGCGGCCTGGTCAGCTCGACCCTGCTCGATTCGCTGCTGACGCCATTGATCTTCTGGCTGGTGGGGCGCAAGCCGTTGACGGACATACTGGCGCGCACTGGCGAGGAAAGTTATTGA